In one window of Brassica rapa cultivar Chiifu-401-42 chromosome A07, CAAS_Brap_v3.01, whole genome shotgun sequence DNA:
- the LOC103831287 gene encoding phosphate transporter PHO1 homolog 1 — MVKFTKQFEGQLVPEWKDAFVDYSQLKKDLKKIHLLTNKVEKKQTETSFIKTIKSSLGKLSIFGNKERESSRAIKVHTKLASSGSNSDVYETELLEKIADDTDAAKEFFVCLDTQLNKVNQFYKTKEKEFLERGECMKKQMEILIELKDAFKQKQATGESTQESKEDDSISCTISCEEDSVRSRTDQMQLQESCLEDLENNGVGALESPRSEEPIKINSEDSKLRTVSGRVFSCQGKNLKIKIPLTNPSRTFSAISYLIKEDLINQSSSKKCGPDGVNKLRISKKKLSHAEKMIKGALTELYKGLNYLKTYRSLNMLAFMNILKKFDKVTGKQILPIYLKVVESSYFNSSDEVIKLSDEVEEWFIKHFAGENRRKAMKYLKPHHRKESHSVTFFIGLFTGCFVALLAGYIIVAHLTGMYRKHSENTFYMETAYPVLSMFGLLFLHLFLYGCNIFMWRKARINYSFIFELGSKNELKFRDVFLICTASMSVIVGVMFVHLLLLAKGYSLRQVQVIPGLLLLVFFLILICPLNIFYKSSRYRLITVIRNIVFSPLYKVVMLDFFMADQLCSQVPMLRNLEYIACYYITGSYATQDYGYCMRVKYYRDLAYAVSFLPYYWRAMQCARRWFDEGETSHLVNLGKYVSAMLAAGTKVAYEKERSVGWLCLVVAMSSIATVYQLYWDFVKDWGLLQHNSNNPWLRNQLMLRQKYIYYFSMVLNLVLRLAWLQTVLHSSFEHVDYRVTGLFLAALEVIRRGHWNFYRLENEHLNNAGKFRAVKTVPLPFREVDEED, encoded by the exons ATGGTGAAGTTCACAAAACAATTCGAGGGGCAGCTTGTACCTGAATGGAAAGACGCCTTTGTCGATTACTCTCAGCTCAAGAAAGACCTCAAGAAAATCCATTTGCTTACCAATAAAGTTGAGAAGAAACAAACAGAAACTTCCTTCATCAAAACCATCAAGTCCTCTTTAGGAAAGCTTTCCATTTTCGGAAACAAGGAACGCGAAAGCTCTCGTGCCATCAAA GTGCATACAAAGCTTGCTTCTTCTGGAAGTAACAGTGACGTGTATGAGACGGAACTTCTGGAGAAGATTGCTGATGATACCGACGCTGCAAAAGAGTTTTTTGTGTGTCTGGACACGCAGCTTAACAAAGTGAACCAGTTCTACAAGACAAAGGAGAAAGAGTTCTTGGAGAGAGGAGAGTGTATGAAGAAGCAAATGGAGATACTCATTGAGCTCAAAGATGCTTTCAAACAAAAGCAAGCCACTGGAGAGTCTACTCAAGAATCAAAGGAAGACGATTCCATATCATGCACCATCTCATGCG AGGAAGACTCCGTTAGGAGCAGAACAGATCAAATGCAACTCCAAGAATCTTGCTTAGAGGACTTGGAGAACAATGGAGTAGGAGCATTGGAGTCCCCAAGATCAGAAGAACCGATCAAGATCAACAGCGAGGACTCGAAGCTGAGGACGGTTTCTGGTAGGGTTTTCAGCTGTCAAGGAAAGAATCTCAAGATAAAGATTCCATTGACAAACCCTTCTCGTACATTCTCAGCTATAAGTTACTTGATCAAAGAAGATTTGATCAACCAGTCATCGTCCAAGAAATGTGGTCCAGATGGAGTCAACAAGCTGAGAATCAGCAAGAAAAAGCTAAGTCATGCTGAGAAGATGATCAAAGGAGCGTTGACAGAACTCTACAAAGGGTTAAACTATCTCAAAACTTACCGAAGCTTGAACATGTTAGCTTTCATGAACATTCTCAAGAAATTTGATAAG GTTACTGGAAAACAAATCCTTCCAATTTACCTCAAAGTGGTGGAGAGTTCTTACTTCAACAGTTCAGACGAG GTGATAAAGCTATCAGATGAAGTTGAAGAATGGTTCATCAAGCACTTCGCAGGAGAAAATCGTAGAAAGGCAATGAAATATCTGAAACCGCACCACCGTAAAGAGTCTCACTCTGTCACCTTCTTCATTG gTCTGTTCACTGGTTGCTTTGTTGCTCTTCTTGCTGGCTACATCATTGTGGCTCATTTGACTGGAATGTATAGAAAACACTCGGAGAACACTTTCTACATGGAAACTGCATATCCTGTACTTAG CATGTTTGGGCTCTTGTTTCTGCACTTATTCTTGTACGGTTGCAACATATTTATGTGGCGAAAAGCGAGGATAAACTATAGTTTCATCTTCGAACTTGGGTCCAAAAATGAGCTCAAGTTCAGAGATGTTTTCTTGATATGTACCGCTTCAATGTCTGTGATAGTCGGTGTCATGTTTGTTCATCTCTTGCTTCTCGCAAAAGGTTACTCCTTGCGGCAAGTTCAAGTGATCCCTGGCCTTCTATTACTG GTCTTCTTCTTAATACTGATTTGTCCCTTAAACATTTTCTACAAGTCGAGCCGTTACAGGCTTATAACAGTCATCAGAAACATTGTGTTCTCACCTCTTTACAAAGTCGTGATGCTTGACTTCTTCATGGCTGATCAACTTTGCAGCCAG GTACCGATGCTAAGGAACCTTGAATACATAGCCTGCTACTATATAACCGGTAGCTATGCAACACAGGACTATGGATATTGTATGAGAGTCAAGTACTACAGAGATCTTGCCTACGCAGTTTCATTCCTCCCATACTACTGGAGAGCTATGCAG TGTGCAAGGAGGTGGTTTGACGAAGGCGAAACGAGCCATCTAGTGAACCTAGGGAAGTACGTGTCAGCGATGTTAGCAGCTGGAACCAAAGTGGCATACGAGAAAGAGAGGAGCGTTGGTTGGCTCTGCCTTGTGGTGGCTATGTCAAGTATAGCCACAGTTTACCAATTGTATTGGGACTTTGTAAAAGATTGGGGTTTACTTCAACACAATTCAAACAACCCTTGGCTTAGGAACCAACTCATGCTTcgccaaaaatatatttattacttcTCTATG GTTCTAAATCTTGTTCTGAGGTTGGCATGGCTACAAACAGTTTTGCACTCAAGTTTTGAGCATGTGGATTATAGAGTCACAGGATTGTTCTTGGCTGCTCTTGAAGTTATCAGGAGAGGACATTGGAACTTTTACCG ATTGGAGAATGAGCATCTAAATAATGCAGGGAAGTTTCGAGCTGTGAAGACAGTACCGCTTCCTTTCAGAGAGGTTGATGAAGAAGACTGA